AAGGATAAATAAAATATGATCTTCTGCAAAATTCACTAAACAATCTATTCGTCCTCAAAGGCCTTGATCACCTCTTTGGCACCTCGTACACCAGATCGAACAGCGCCCTCCATATACCCCTTCCAAACCAACGATGTCTCAGTGCCTACAAAATGAACTCGTCCATAGACCTCGCGCAAGGCTTTTCCACTGTCGCTTGTCAGAATCCCGGGCATCATGACCGGTGATGGCGCTCCCCAGATCCAAGGCTGCTTAACCCATTCCTGGACAATGATGTTGACAGGCTCCGGTGCCTCGATGCCCACTGCGCTGAAGATACGCTTGAACTGTTCTGATACGATCCGCTTCCGCTCCGCGGATGACCATTTGGACCAGTCCCTGCCTCTATCACCAACGACGAAGCAGGTGATACTGTATTGCCCGTCCTCTTCTGAGCACGTATCTCTCGAGAAGTATATAGGCCCCTCCTCAGACTCAATTATGCCACTCAATCCAGCATCACGCCACCATGGCTTATCAAAGACAAAAATGGTCTTGGAATAGTAGCCCAAAGCAGTGCTATCGCTCAAAGACTTCTTAGTCGGCGGCAAAGGCGGCTCGAACACAAGGGACGAGTAGAGGCAAGTTGGTACTGAAATAACCACTCTTTTTGCCCGGAAGCTCTGCCCTGGGTTGGCAGTTTCGACAATGACACCATCCGAGCCTTGTGTAACAGTCTTAACAGGACTGCGGAGTCTTACAGCTGCCTTTGGAAGTTTGGCCGCTAGACGGATTGAGAACGTCTGGTTTCCTACTGTCGGTTAGCTAACATCCACTGGAGCAGTTCACTCTCAGACCTTGTCTGTTGCGCAGATATTGCCCTCCATCCTTTCCGTCAGAAGCCATGTTTTCCACGCCTGTGCCACTGCGGAAATAATCTACCATGAATAACGCGCTGACCTCGTCGGGTCCCACGCCTAAGAGGGGACTTGTAGCGGAATCAGCGACTGCTGGACCGAGTTCAGGCCCAAGGTACTTGGAGCTCAGTTGGCCAAAGGTTAGTGAGTCCAGCATCTCTGCTTCGGGATGACCGGAGGGGTTCTCAGGATCGATTTTGTCGACCCACTTGTTCAGTTTCTCGATGAATTTTTGAACCAATTCAGTCGCTCCTGAAGGCAGAGACATCCCGGACCCGTGCGGTATCTTGTCGACTTTGCCGTCTAGCTGCTGGTGTAGGTTCAGTCCAGTAGCTCTTTGCTTGATCAGGTCGAAGCCAAACTCCTGCGCAAGCTTGTATATTTCGCTCTGGTTGGTGTCATTTAGCCAAGCTGCACCGAGGTCAACTTTACCTCCCAGGTCAGAAGCATCAACGCTAAGAGTCTTGCCGCCAACCCGATCACCGGCTTCGAGAACGGTGACAGAGTAGCCAGCTTCATGGATCTTGACGGCCGAGCGGAGTCCAGAGAGGCCTGCTCCTACGATGACAACGTCGACAGTCTCTTGCTTGTTTGTAACGGTGAGCGTCATTTTGAGACGAGGAAGACAATGTATGAGAGGAGTGAAAAGGATAATAGCATCGGTTGGGTTATGGCTAGAAGATAAACAGATACATAAATACCGGGGGCCGTAATCCTTTTTCAAGCTATAATCTCACATGATATACGCGAATTCGTATCACATCAGAGCGGTTTTGGTTTTGACCATCCAGGGATGTGGTTGCTGATCTCAGTGAGATTTTGCTTACAATCCTCCTTTACTTAACAAACAAAGACCCAACTTTAACCATTTTAGCCTAACTTGTCAAAATACTTCAGAGGAACTGTAGATTACTGCATTGAATAAGCGAAACAAAACTGTACTTATACATGAGATATGATAACTCGATTTGTTTGTTCTACTTTCAGCCTCCATGTTTCATTAATCGAGACTCTTCACGTGGACCCACGTTTGGTTTCATTTGTTAGCGTTGCATCGGAATTCTAGGCCTGAACCATTTCATAATCATCCAACTTGAAGTGACTTGTCAGCCCGCCTCTAAATTTGAATCTTGATATTGAAATAACATACTTCCCGTCCAAAAAGACATTACCAGTGCCATGTCAAGCCAATCACGCGGTATACCCGTACAGCACAACCCCTCGTCTACCAGTTACCGCCTCATCGAGCTTCCCCCAGATCTACAAAACATTCTTGAGGCTGAAGACGCCCCCGTGTAAGTCGCTGCAGTTGTATTATGATATATCAGCACCATATTAACTTTTTCCTCAGGCTTAGCATCGAGTCCTCTGATACCTCTGCTGTTATCAAAACCCCCAACAAGACATATGCATTACGCCAAAAGAACACATCCAATGCTTTCATGCTCATCTCGCCCATgtcctcatcgtcttcagATGAATCATCCAGTCAGGGCATTTCTATAGTTTCCACGATCAAGGAGACTGTAGAGTTGGATGTCGTTCCTGAAAAGGCAAAGAGTGCCCCGAACAAGGGCAAGTGGCATGAGCGGTTCGGACGGAACAGATAGTGGGCATGTGATGATCTACAGTGCAGAATCATCGCTCACTAGGTCGGGAGACTTCTGTTGTTGGAATGTGTTTGGGCAATTGTCGTACTACTCTTGGAAGCAAAGCCATCGGCTAATTTGCTGGCAGGCGAACAAGTGGTAAGATGATGGACGGATTGCTAGTTACACACATCCCGACTTGTGATACTATTGGGCATTAACCTATGAGTTATGCCAGAGAATAAATTAAACATATCCATACCTTCCgtaagtaggtaggtagaaaAACAATATCATGGGGCCATACTTCTCAGCAAGAACTTAACAAAGTTAACTCAATATACTCATCCCAGATAACTTCGAGTCAGAATCTAGCAACAGAACCCTTGTTTTTGCAACACAATTTGCCTCCAGACAGTCAGTAACCTGGAAATAGATACCCAAGCCAAACCAAGCTACTACTATcagtgtttttttttttcccttctgGAAAGTCCTCTCGCATGTGTCTGTGAAAGCATGGGTTATACGACGAAAGTGATTACTGAATCTTAAATATTCAAGGCCCAGCTGTGTTTTGTCGCATATAAATGCTCATCatgctacctactaggtaggtactaaggtggGTACCTAACAGGTAGGTACCATCGCGGGTTGGGGGGGTTTTTAAACATGCCCAGGTGACAAAATTAGGCTGTCGACACCATGTCAGCAGTACCTATATAGTGTATTGGATTCTAACATCATGTGCGTACCATTGACAGCCAGTCAACAGCCTTAAATTGTCATCTGGGCATGTTTAAAAACCCCCCTCTTCCCCTATGGTATTAAAGAGTCTAGACAGACAACTACTAAGGAAAGAAGCAGCTGACCAGTCATCCTCTTGCTGCCTTCCACAGACTACCCACCTAGGCTACCAGgtaagtacctacctacctaccttaccTAGACAAGTCTCGATTGTCACCTTTTCAAGAACCACATGTTGCGCATATATACGCCGCCAGTCTCCCGGCCTCGCAAAGCCTCGTCAAAGTGAAAGACCTGAGAAACTCTCTTGGCCATCAGATAGGTACTTTCGTGTTGAGAACTCTCGTCGTCATCCCAACACTTAAACTTTCCACCTGAGTCTATCTGAATAATGTAACCCAACCCTCGGCTTATTGTCTGGTTGTTTTACTGGCAACTTTTCGGTTTAACTTCACCTTCACCTGTCACGACACTGCCAAATGCAAATGCATTACCCTTGCGCATTGAATCTCGGCCAACACTCACCTTTCCATCTTAACAATTGACTGGTTCTCTTGATTCTGCATCTTTTCCCGAAGAATTCAACAGAGCATGTATGCAGCAAAATCTTTCCcttgtccttctccttcaaaCAACTACCAGACCCAAGTCTCGACAGTTATCCACGCATAGGCAACGAGTATGGGGGACACCGAAAACGATACTGATATCGACGGGGTGAGGCACCGCGATCGAAACTATTGTATCCGAGCATTGGCTGCTGTCTTTCCAAACATTTGCCTACAGTACCTTGAAACGGTCGCCGTACGCTTTCATTTCAGTCCCGATGACGCAATCGGCTACATCCTCGATCATCCAGAATCAGAACAACCTAAACAGACAGTCGGAAAGAGGAAGCGCGATAATAATGAACAGGATGACCTGGAAGAGAGATTGCGCAAGGACAGGCGCCTGTACACTTCCGACGATCGCAAGCAACCCTCAGAAAATGGACCCAAAGCGTAAGTCAAAATGGCTCTAACACATTTTGTATACGGATGACACAAGAAAAAAACGTGAACGTTGGGAGCGCAGTCGAACATGCCTGAGGGTACCTAAGCAAATAAGCATTGCTAGAGGAAGTGGCCAACAAAGGCTTGATAAGATTTAGTTTCCGGGCATTTCTAAGTGTTAATTTGAATATAGGAGAACAATGATTGCTGGTGACTTTCCCACGGTCCCTATGAAGGTTGTCAGAGAGTTTCTCTCAGAAAATAAACATAGTCTTTATTCTGCATatcttgcccttgacaaGACTATCAAACAAACAGATAAGCCTTTATCATCTTGGAAACAAAAAACGAAGGTCTCATCTCTAGCACCAGAATACGACGAAAAGAACTTCGTGGATACCATCAGATCCACGGATCACCAGCAAGACATGGAGCTAATGGAGGAACTCAAGGCTGCTAGACTTGCTGTACGACAGGCAAATTTGAAGAGACAGAGGGAAACCGAAGCCCTTGAGGCAGAGAAGCGAAACTTTGACGAGGCACAAGCCAAAGGCGAAACAAAGGATTGCGAGTGTTGTTTTGACGAAACTCCATGCAATCGGCTCGTTCATTGCGATGGCGAGAATACTCACGTAAGTACACAACACACATTTGACCCTCCACGAAAGCGTGGCTCAGCACCTGACTTTCTCTCCCACCAAGACAATATAGGTTCTATCATCAGGCAGTTCTTGCTAACAAACCTCTAGAACTTTTGCATTCCATGCGCTCGCCGGAACGCCGAGACCCAAGTTGGTCTCTCAAATTACAAACTGAAGTGTTTGTCCATTGAAGGCTGCCCGGCTGGCTTTTCTTTCAAAGAACGGAAGAAGTTCTTGGTCGACTCACTGGCTTCTGTTCTCGACAGAATTGAGCAGGACGAGAACCTTCGACAGGCCGGGTTGCCCAATCTTGCCAGGTGCCCCTTCTGTTCGTATGCAGAAGAGTACCCGTCGGTGACCGAAGACAAAGAGTTCCGTTGCCGAAGGCCCGACTGCATGATCACAAGTTGTCGTCTTTGTAACTTGGAAACTCATATTCCCAAGACTTGCGAAGAGGTGGCTGGAGCAAAGCTTGACCTCAGGCGACAGGTGGAAGAGGCCATGTCGGAAGCTCTTATCCGCAAGTGCAACAAGTGTACGCCTCCAAATGACAACTTCGATTGCAATGGTTTTCTGTGGCTAATTTCTTTCGACAGGCAATGCACCTTTTGTCAAAGAATCTGGCTGTAACAAGATGACTTGTTCCAAATTCAGTTGTCGCAATATGCAGTGTTACGTATGTTCCAAGTCTTGCGATTACGACCACTTCAACGAGCCAAAGTACGGGGGCAAAGTGGGCAATTGTCCTTTATTCGATAATAGTGAGAAGCGACACTATGAAGAAGTTAAGAAAgcggagaagaaggccaaaCAGAAGGTACTGCAAGACAACCCGGGCCTTGAGCCCGAAATTCTAGACTTCGCTATCTCTTCAGAGATTACAAGAGACGACTCTCTTCAAAGAATGAAACATGCCACTGCCAATATCGCTGGGCGGCATGTCGGCCTGCATGCTGAAATAATTCGAGTACAACAAATGCGTCAGGCACAGCAGGCAGAGGCACAAGCACAACAAATGCATCAGGCACAgcaggcacaggcacaggcacaggcacaggcacaggcacaggcacaggcacaggcacaggcacaggcacaggcacaggcacaggcacaggcacaaGCACAACAAATACATCAGGCACAGCAAATACAGCAGCAGGCACAGCAGCAGGCACAGCAGCAGGCACAGCAGCAGGCACAGCAGCAGGCACAGAAGCAAGCACGGCAGCAGGCACAGAAGCAAGCACGGCAGCAAACAGTGGGTGATATGAGG
This Fusarium poae strain DAOMC 252244 chromosome 3, whole genome shotgun sequence DNA region includes the following protein-coding sequences:
- a CDS encoding hypothetical protein (BUSCO:59769at5125); protein product: MSSQSRGIPVQHNPSSTSYRLIELPPDLQNILEAEDAPVLSIESSDTSAVIKTPNKTYALRQKNTSNAFMLISPMSSSSSDESSSQGISIVSTIKETVELDVVPEKAKSAPNKGKWHERFGRNR